A region of Streptomyces sp. TG1A-60 DNA encodes the following proteins:
- a CDS encoding SchA/CurD-like domain-containing protein: MTTTSERASKPLSQQVSQHVSQSVFDGSRLRVVLLVDVYDGAQQQFLEAYEGLCNQVASVPGHVSDQLCQSIENPSQWLITSEWESAPPFLTWVNSEEHVRMVEPLHSCVRNTRSLRFHIVRETGGPAADAEPGNRRLQASPRIGDGLIRHALTFTVKPGSEDTVAKILAGYASPEPQVDDTTRLCRTSLFMHGNRVVRAIEVRGDLLAALRHVARQPEVRAVEEAINPYLEQDRDLDDPESARVFFTRAALPAVHHVTAGRESPDAVRHALYYPAREGCGMRLAEWLARQDEAAADDPHRPVLRSTIFQRDDVVVRLVDVRGGLDTDPGPVLGLTDRGQAAELTALLDGEALGADGSALRDGAPDRLLTVSRMELVTDRRAPDA; this comes from the coding sequence ATGACCACCACGTCTGAACGTGCTTCAAAGCCGCTGTCGCAACAGGTGTCGCAGCATGTCTCCCAGTCCGTGTTCGACGGCTCCAGGCTTCGTGTCGTCCTGCTGGTGGACGTCTACGACGGGGCCCAGCAGCAGTTCCTCGAGGCGTACGAGGGCCTGTGCAACCAGGTTGCGTCCGTTCCCGGGCATGTCAGCGACCAACTGTGCCAGTCCATCGAGAATCCCTCCCAATGGCTCATCACGAGTGAGTGGGAGAGCGCCCCGCCCTTCCTCACCTGGGTGAACAGCGAGGAACACGTGCGGATGGTGGAGCCACTGCACAGTTGTGTCCGGAACACCAGGTCGCTTCGCTTCCACATCGTCCGCGAGACCGGCGGCCCGGCGGCGGACGCCGAACCTGGGAATCGTCGGCTCCAGGCGTCACCCAGGATCGGTGACGGTCTGATCCGTCACGCGCTCACCTTCACGGTCAAGCCGGGCAGCGAGGACACCGTCGCCAAGATCCTCGCCGGCTACGCCTCACCGGAGCCGCAGGTCGACGACACCACCCGCCTGTGCCGCACCTCCCTGTTCATGCACGGCAACCGGGTGGTTCGGGCCATCGAGGTGCGGGGCGACCTGCTCGCTGCGCTGCGCCACGTAGCCCGGCAGCCCGAGGTGCGGGCCGTCGAGGAGGCCATCAACCCTTATCTGGAGCAGGACCGAGACCTCGATGATCCCGAGTCCGCCCGGGTCTTCTTCACCCGCGCGGCGCTGCCCGCCGTACACCATGTGACGGCGGGTCGGGAGAGTCCGGACGCGGTGCGGCACGCGTTGTACTACCCGGCCCGTGAGGGTTGCGGTATGCGGCTGGCCGAGTGGCTCGCCCGGCAGGACGAGGCGGCGGCAGACGATCCGCACCGACCGGTGCTGCGCAGCACGATCTTCCAGCGCGACGACGTCGTGGTGCGGCTGGTCGACGTGCGCGGCGGGCTCGACACCGACCCCGGCCCCGTGCTCGGTCTCACGGATCGCGGTCAGGCGGCCGAGCTGACGGCACTCCTCGACGGCGAAGCCCTCGGGGCGGACGGTTCGGCGCTGAGGGACGGTGCCCCCGATCGTCTCCTCACGGTCTCCCGCATGGAACTCGTCACCGACCGCCGCGCGCCCGACGCCTGA